DNA from Asterias amurensis chromosome 7, ASM3211899v1:
GGTATACACCatatgaaaatctcttttgagtagtgtcggTTCTGAAATGCAACGGTGGTTGACAAATTTTCAGAATCAACAATCCTCAAATCTCACgtggttttaccgcaaacctctcttaaggcccagtcccactgcagcaataacgataacgataacgacgcaaagagaacgcattccattggttgaatgagcatgcGAGTATTCTGAGTATTTCGACCAATATAATAAgtttctttgcgtcgtgatcgttatcacTGCAGTGGGACCAGGCCTTTAGTTTCtcctccaccatgcaaagtttcaaattctacaagTACTTACATATCGTCTACCGTCAAGTCCTTGAGTATTTGACAGTAGTCAACGTTCCACACGGCCTGGTCGTCCCAGACCTTAGAGGCAAGGAGTATTGCTCCAAGAACCATTCGCTTCCAGTTCGCTGGCGTGATGTCTATTTCAGCATATGTTAATAGTCTTTCTAAATAAACCTGCAATGATTGACAAAATTCATAAATCAAGAAACAACTTTTAAACCTGTCTTAAAAAGTGTCTCTCTTTATTCAAGTGGCTTGAGCAACTTCTTGGTGGATACATGAGATATTTAAGaccacattattattattgttctcCTGAAGACATTGGAATATTATACTTACTAAGGTCACAATAGCACACTCTGATGTTAACTGGGCTGCATTGAACAACATACGGATAAATCTGTAGATGTGTTTGTGTTCAGgattcactttgaagtaatcgTCAGGCACCGGATCTTTCTGGACGGGACAAAAAAATTTCAACGGTAAGTGAACATTAAACGTAGAGTCAATGCAGTCAAAAATGCATTCATTTAGTAATGGtttattctttaaaaacaaatttcataaagcctgtaagcataacaacatgctaagcacagacaaatcttgcttgacagaaactggttactgGCCAAAGttccataacatttacattgtttcaactggtgcccaactcatttttcccttagcaaagacatttgcttagcagtatttgctgcttaacagctttcaatgaaattgggccctgatccgGATGCAGTGTgtattatgaaaacaaaaatctttacCGTGAGTTGATGTGATTTCTCGTCAAATATATCCATCTGTCGATCAGATTCCCTGTTCTTGATGTGATAGTAAACAGCTAAAGCAacgctgaaagaaaaaaagaacaagaaaacgACGATAACTTACTATTTCTACTCTATGGACAACATTAATTCAATATCACGGCAGACTGCAAGGGGACAAATCACAAGGGAGTGTCGGTTTTTTTGTTCTGGGGACATGGATTGTGAATTGTTAATTTAACTTTGGCTTGTGCATGGACAGAATGTACCAAGTATAAGTTTGACGCTGATCATAATGTAGATGATCGCAATAATTCCACAGCTGAAGTTCCtctatgttaaaggaacacattgccttggatcagacgagttggtctataaaaagtttgtaaccggttttttttatagaaaatgcatatggttggaaagatgttttaaaaagtagaatacaatgatccacaccaatttgcctcgaaattgcgaggtttttcttttactgtgcgaactaacactgtcaaccatttatgggagtcaaaatttgtacttacatatatggccgaccatgttagtcgacgaggaaaaaggaaaaccgtgcaatttcgaggcatgtttgtgtggatcattgtattctacttttacaacatctttctaaccatatgcattttataaaaaacggttacaaacgctgttcaaagaccaacgcgaccgatccaaggcaacgtgttcctataaatGTATATATTATAATATGTTGTGTAATGTCGATAAAGTAGAGATTAGATAGTATTGATTTACCAATTATAATGTGTCTAGTATCCATTACATGCAGTGGCACTTTACTTCTCGGGCACCAGTACATTACACAAAAAGATCCCCCAGTGAGTGCTAAGTGCGCACATGTTGTGATGCCCCGCGCCAACGccagtttttttttgcttcttaGAAATTGGCCTCAGGAGTAGGTTGcaatgtgcccctggtgacagttgatttgggtcgacagcccaaatcagttaactGTAACCCTAGCATTGAAATGGCCGTATGACCTTGTGATGCTGGGCGATATCTCATACAAAAAATCAACAAGCcatgaaaaacattcaaatcAACGTATTTGTGATACTGTTTTCTGTTTATCAAGCAATTTTGCACAGCAAAAGATATTTACACTAAACAAATGAGCGCAGAGAACTATTATTGACTCAGAAATGATGTTTTTCAATTAGCATAGAATTTTGAATATTTCATCAATCTTGATGCTCTTAAATACACACAAGTAGAACTGTCTACAAAGTACAAACAACTTTCAACATACGGGAAGTTAATACTCAAGTTACATGCTTCAAATAGTTCCTCCTAGTAACTCTACACGACAGGTTATTTTTCTCTTCAGTAACAAGTATTTTCTCCCGCTGACATTTGATCAAAAGACTTTCTGCCTGGGGTTATTATTGAAAAGATCCATTACCCACCAAGCGCTAGAACAGCCCCCCCTATGGACTGAGGGTTCAGTATTCAAGAAATACCCACGTGGCATCCAGGGAAAGTTGTAAGAACTGAAGCCACTAGCACTCAACATCAGTTGAAATCTCCCATCAAATtttaacttaaagccattggacactttcggtaaacagtattgtccaaggcccacacttagtgtatcacaacttatattataaaaaaaaaactgtgaaaatttaggctcaaatggtcatcggagtcgggagaaaataatgagaaaacccacccttgtatccgcacgtttcgccgtgtcatgacatgtgtttaaaataaatctgtaattctcgatatcgagaactgatattgttttaatgttttctcaaaaagtaaagcattttatggaataatatttcaagagaagtctttcaccattactttcagtaaaccctgtaagttaattgtaaatatgtgaactttaaaaaaaaattctgttccgaaagtgtccaatggctttaaaggcactggtaattgccaaagactagtattctttTTGATGTATTCCAACGTAAGTATGCATAAagtaataaatctgtgaaatttgggctcaaatgtGTGtggagggagttgtttctcataatgttttgtactatcaatagctctctattgctcattaccaagtaagtttttatgctaatatctattttgagtatttaccaaaagtgtctgcAGTTCCTTCAAGCAATAAAACCGTTAAACAATACCCCCTGGCGCTCTTTTGTATAAATGTGGTATTTGGACCAGCGACAAATACAGGAAGAAAAATATTATCTTCCTCAATGCAGTTGCTATGCCAACCAGGAAAGCCAACCGGAAAAGACTCCACTAAAAAATGTCCTTATtatctaaaaaataaatcattatgCGATCAAATGTCTTCCTTAACAGACATTTCCTGTGTgttagaaagaaaaacaatcacGACGCGGATAAATCCTTCAATATTAATTCTTCGCCACGGTGTAAACACACATTACATTACTTCACTCAATGCAATTTTCGCATCCCTGTGGATACATCTTTTCTACATTCCTTTGTCCCTGTACTTAACATCCTGCCATAggctttgtacatgtacatgtacatacaattcTCCTCAATTAGAAatcacagaattccctgcttccacaagGGCTGATATGTTGCTTATGCTAAGCATGGCCCTGTGCCCAATTTATAAAGCCTATAAGCATGTAAACttactaagcacaacaaaattttgcttagcaaaattaggttaccagccaaaatactataCAGTGAGTGTCAGGAGTACCCACTCATTCATGTTTATCATAGAAATTTGCTAATAAGCAGAAATTTGCtagacagctttatgaaattgggtcatggATAAAATTCACAGAATGTTTTTCCCATCATTTGTTAACTCGTAAGACCATGGCCCAATGGTCACATCATACACAGCATGTGTCCTCCCTTGGTATTAGGATAAAAACAAGCGACATGTACTGATGACATATGTTTTTATCATTCGACTCTACAGGGATTTTAGAccaatttaattacattttatttattgttttacagTATAATCAAAGTCACATGTTTATAAGGCCTAACAGAACAAAAAGTTGTTTCCTGTAAACCTACAGACTGTTCATAAGCCTGCCCAGAATTCAAGACTAAAATTAAAACATAACTAAAATATTGTATCAAATGTGAAGTCCTAATTTGTTTCCAGATGTACACACATTCAAAtctcagagttttttttttcttttcgcaAGCATGTTGCAAAATAATTGCAAGCAGATTACTTTCGCCACGTCAACAAATTTCATTTCTCAGTTTGCacatttgtaaaaatttgttcCTAAAATGTTATTGTCCCCTACCTACTGACAGCATCTTTTTAACCCCAGCATcagcaaacaaaaaatgattgATGCTAGGCCCAGTGACCTTTCAGAATATCTATTCATTTCTACAcagattaataataaaacaataatttttttctcagagTTTTTGACTAGTAGATTCTCTCTAATCAATTGACTCGCCATTTTCAGGAAACCCTCTCTAACATGAAACGTGAAATCTCATTTTGTGGATCGGTCTTACTCAATATTTTGATACAAAAGTGTTGTTTTGTCCCACTCAAAGTGCTTTCTTATTATGCACAATGTCAGtgaaaagaatttgttttcCGTTTTGACAGGAAACGGGAtgaaagttgtgtgtttttccaAAGCAGACAACTGTTTCCTGTTTACAAAGACACAGCATCTGATTGGCAAGGATCCACTATAAGCCAAAATCTTTTATAAGGAAAATAGGACTCACCATTTTATGGTTGACTTGAGATTAGGCTGAGTGACGGTGCTATCGTCGATATATATCGTTGAGCAGGAGCTAGACTTGGTCAGTCCCTTGCTTCTTCTGTGGTTGGCTGCCCTGGCGTTCAGTAGCTGCAGCTGGTGCTGTTTTCGTCTTTCACGGACCACTTCTAGGTAATTGATTATAGGAGAAAAAGATTAACCATTGAAACAGATCGATGTGCAGTTATTCAAAAACTCGATCCACTATACGAAAGGAGTAGTACTGGCCGACTGAAAACTTTTAACTCCTCATATTCAGAGGTTGATTTGGGTTacttaagttaaaggaacacgttgccttggatcggtcgagttggtctttgaaaaagcgtttgtaaccgtttgttataaaatgcatatgcaCTTTCTAGGGCCATGTCCGAATTGTTTGCTTCGGCAGCGGCCCTCGCTGGAATGCCCAAAAGTCATATTTTCCAATGTTGACGTTGAAGTCATGGCCATAAATGCTTAATTCATACACAGCCCATCAGTGGAAGACTTtagaatgctaggtggcagcaaagtTACCAGATAAGCGTCCATTGTTCTCGTacttctgagcatgcgcacatttccATTAAcagcaagtctgctgccatctagtgtCCCAATAGTCCCATTGAGTCTACATTTGTCTAAAAATTGACAATATTTCACAATAATGCTCACCCAATGTTTGTGACTTAGACATAAATAGAGTACTTATTCTTGGGTGCAGTGACGGGTCATCTGTATCCTctgaaaatatacaaaaaaatactaaGTTAAATTTGTAGGATTTCAACAAAGCACTGATAGTTTACATGAACACAGGTCTCAAATTTTATCTTTGAGATGGCAAGGCCATTCTCATTTATTAAAAGGCACTACAACTGCACAATGTTAAAATGTATGGAAACTTATGAAGGGGCACCAGGGCCTAGACCAGTGCAAAAGAGGCAACGTTGTCCATGGCCTCTGTGTGTATAAACCCAGGGCTAGATTTCACAAGCAGCTAAGACAGATCTGAACTGTCAATCAATCTTAATTCCTAAGTAgaggtgatgtcacaatacaaatctgtaaatattgacaac
Protein-coding regions in this window:
- the LOC139939350 gene encoding cyclin-Y-like protein 1; translated protein: MGNCLDCKTSDGQDKTRRTNNIQRPQHNDTSYKAVKKDSLKLEVNESFPNLQHISDREQFVEEDTDDPSLHPRISTLFMSKSQTLEVVRERRKQHQLQLLNARAANHRRSKGLTKSSSCSTIYIDDSTVTQPNLKSTIKCVALAVYYHIKNRESDRQMDIFDEKSHQLTKDPVPDDYFKVNPEHKHIYRFIRMLFNAAQLTSECAIVTLVYLERLLTYAEIDITPANWKRMVLGAILLASKVWDDQAVWNVDYCQILKDLTVDDMNELERQFLEMLQFNINVQSSVYAKYYFDLRALADAYEISFPSELLSKDRAQTLEAITRLCDEKARDQTFQELKRSSSVDGIHLGPKFTAAIIS